In one window of Maribacter sp. BPC-D8 DNA:
- a CDS encoding universal stress protein translates to MENRILLPTDFSKNSWNAIQYAIKLFEDKKCTFYILHAYSKETHGLDSLTLLDPDEAFNKFSELRSRQGLGDILLQLSKLKNNENHEFHVVSESTLLLDAVKSLNEKLHFKMIVMGAKGITNKKGESYGKQTLEISRQIRKCPILVVPAKVDFNHPKEIVLTTDFNTKIKSSEIKYLVEIAKLSNASIQVLSLTQPKKLSFSQKRNKVFIRSQLKGVDYKFNTLRNVKMAIALSCFVEIRASNMISYVDKKPSFWERLGFGKLSLNKLGYYANVPVLALHAK, encoded by the coding sequence ATGGAAAATAGAATACTATTACCTACAGATTTCTCAAAGAACTCATGGAACGCTATACAGTACGCCATAAAACTCTTCGAAGATAAAAAGTGCACTTTTTACATTTTGCATGCCTATTCTAAAGAAACCCATGGCTTAGATAGTTTAACCTTATTAGATCCCGATGAAGCGTTTAATAAATTTTCTGAATTAAGATCAAGACAGGGCTTAGGCGATATATTATTACAATTATCGAAATTAAAAAATAATGAAAATCACGAATTTCATGTCGTATCAGAATCTACCTTACTTTTAGATGCTGTAAAAAGCCTGAATGAAAAACTTCATTTTAAAATGATTGTTATGGGTGCAAAAGGCATTACTAACAAAAAAGGAGAATCGTACGGGAAACAAACTCTTGAAATTTCAAGACAAATTAGAAAATGCCCCATTTTAGTGGTACCGGCAAAAGTAGATTTCAATCACCCTAAAGAAATTGTACTAACTACAGATTTCAATACTAAAATTAAATCATCTGAAATTAAATACTTGGTTGAAATCGCTAAACTAAGTAATGCCAGTATACAGGTATTGAGTTTAACACAACCGAAAAAGTTGAGCTTCTCTCAAAAAAGAAATAAGGTATTTATTCGTAGTCAGCTCAAAGGCGTAGACTACAAGTTTAATACGCTACGTAATGTAAAAATGGCAATTGCACTAAGTTGCTTTGTAGAGATTAGAGCCTCTAATATGATAAGTTATGTAGATAAAAAGCCTTCGTTTTGGGAACGTCTTGGTTTTGGCAAACTATCACTGAATAAGTTGGGTTACTACGCAAATGTACCCGTATTGGCACTACATGCCAAATAG